AGATTTCAAGGGCGATTAAAGATGGTGTGAGAATGGTGAGCTTTGTCAAAGAGCAATGGTATCCCACCAAAGAGCAAGAGCGCACACCACAAAAGGCTAGAGTCAAACCAAGAATCCAAAATAAGCTAGAAAATGAGTTGGGGCTTGAGCGATAAGCCAAATTCTACCAAAGGGGCAAGAATGAAAGAAAGCATAATCATTATTGAAGCACCAAATAAATGTGAAAAAATAGCCGCTTTTAGCGGAGCAAAAGACAAGAACTTAAAGCTACCACAATCCTATGAGTTAGATTATAGAATCTGCTCAAGTTTTATAGACAAAGCCTTGAAGACAAAAAGAAAGTGAGCGTTTGTTTATGCTATATGCCTATTTAGCGCGCTATTGCCCTATTTTTAGTATAATTTGGGATAGAGAATTGCATAATATAAATGCTTCGCAATTTGTCCTTTTAATTCTCACAAAAGGAAAGAGAAAATGAGCGCACATATCAATCAATCAACGCTAGAACACTTCGCGCATTATGTGTGGTGGGAAGATAGCAATGAGCTTATGCGCTCTAATCCTTTACGCATTATCGCTAGTGCTATGCGCTATGCTAATAGTCCAAAAGAGTATGCACTGCTATGCAAGATTGATAAGGGCGTTTTACAAGAAGCCCTTAAAAAAGCGCAAGCTGGGTGGTTTGATGAGAAAAGCTGGCATTATTGGCATATTATGCTCTATGGAGAAAATGCCATAATCCCAACACTACCAAAGCGAAGTTTTCTGCAAAGCTAGCAAATGAAGCCTATTTTAGAGATTCTGCCACAAGAGCAGAGAGCACTATATCCGCATTTAGCACAAATCACAGGGCTTGGTTTTGTGCTTTTTGGTGGGACTGCGATTGCCTTGCAGCTTGGGCATAGGCAATCTGTGGATTTTGATTTTTTCACGCATAAGAGTATTGATAGGTCGCAAAAAACCTTACTCACGCTTGAAGGCATTAAAGTAGGCACGATATTGCAGCAGGAAAAAGATACGCTCGTGTTTATGACAGAATCAAAAGTAAAGCTCTCTTTTTTTGGGGATATGGATTTTGTATCAAAAGCCAAAGCCACTCAAACAGATGATGGGATTTTGCGTATCGCAGATATGCAATCGCTTCTTGCCACTAAGCTTAAAGCCACTTGTGATAGGGCAGAGTATAAGGATTATTTTGATATTGCCACGATATTGCGGCAAACAGACATAAGCCTAAAAAATGCGCTAAATGATGTAGGCGTGTTTTTTGGCAGTGATTTTCCACTCGTGCAGATACTTAAGGGCTTAACCTATTTTGATGATGGAGATTTGCACAGGCTTACAGAGCAAGATAAAAAACTGCTCATAAAAGAATCTAAAGAAGCAAGCCAGTGGCTAAGTGCTGCTTATGAGCTGCAGGCAAAATTTGATAGGGTGCTAGGCAATATTGAGCGCACAAGTGATGAGAAGCAAAGAGAAAAATTTTTACAAAAGGCAGAATCTCTGTGCAAAGAAGCGCAGGGCAAGCATATTAGGCTTGATTCTAAAAGAGTGGGGCGGCTAGATAAATATAGCAAGCGTATTGGTATAAACAAAGATAAAGGACTAGGCGAAGAGTAGGCGGGATTTGAGGCAATAAGTAGGGCTTGTTTAGGTTTTTTAGATTTTGGAGCTTGGAAGCTCCTGCGTGTTTGGTGGTAGGAGAAGTGGTTAGCTTGTAGGGTTTTGCCCATTGGTGAGCGGGTTTAGAGTGCAAAGATGGTGTTTTTAGGGATTATGCTGTGCTTTTTGGGCGTGTTGGATGGTTAGGGTTTTATTACCCGCCTTTAATAAAAGGACTTTTTGCAAGCAGCTAGGCAAAAACAACGCGTTGTTTTTGATGAAATGTTGCGCTTTAGGCGCGCCTACCAATAGCTCCGCCGATATTGTCGCGCTTACCGCGCTTCATCGGCTCTATCTAGGGCGCAATCTGCGTGCTTACGCGCTTGATTTTGCCACTAGATGTGTAAAACATTTTCCCTCCCCTGATACCACATAAATAATAAATCGCCACAGAATCACTATTGCAATTTTTACGATATGACATTACAATGGCAATTGTAAAACTTAACCAAAGAGGAAACGCAAATGAGTAAGGAAATACAAAAGGATGGTTTAAAAAGGGGACCAAAACCCACTGCTAAATCTACAGGCGAGAAAGACCAAAGACGCAAAGACAACAAAGATACACCAGGAAACACCAATGAACTGAAGCCATCAAAAAACTCCAAAAAACAGAAGTAAGACATATTTAAGCAAAACTTCGTTATAAATACCGAATCTCTTCAAGGAGAATTGGCTCAAAGGTTTATCCTTTGGGTTTCCCAGCCTAGTTGCTGGGAGATAAAAAACTTATTAGTTTATTTCTAACCCTATCCACTTCCTCTTTTCTTGCTTTATAGTAATAGCTTATAGTTCTTCTGCTGTCAAAAGCTCTAATCTGCCCCAGCATTGCAGTAACGACCACATTATGTTTTACATTAGTTAATCTAGCAAATGAAGAACCACTAAGTTTTTTTGTGGTAAGCGGTATTCCTATGAAAGCGTCCATATAATTTGGAATATATATCCTCTTTAACACAAGCACGGGTCTTCTAAAGTCTTGCTGCTTACCAAAAACTTCACACCCAATATTCTGCCCGATATGCACCCAATATACACAGCCCTCTTTAATGTAATGCCGTGTTTGATTGTTTTGTATAGTTTGTTTTAGTGTATTCCACTTATTAAATTGGATAGTGTTATCCATAATTAACTCCTTTTATTTTTATTTTTTTATTTTATGTGTTCTCAAATTAGAACACATAAAATGTTGAATAAGCTGCTTATTTCTTAATATTTATTACTTTTATACAAGACTTACTTTTTTATAATGAAGCAAGCAAGGGAAATGCGTTGTATAGGGGCTAGGCGTGCTTGCCCGCCTAGCCTAAATGTCAAATACCAAGAAGCACTTGACACAATTAAGCAAATTATTGCTATAATGACAACGCATTTAATAAGCATTGAATTGTTTCTCCTTTCGGCGAAGCAATTCCCCTTAGTGAAGTTGCAGCTTCACTAAGGAGTTACGAGGCTTCACGGCAGAATTATAACACAAGTATTCTTTTATCCCTTTATTGACCACATTTTTCAGCCTATTTCTATATGCTCCATTTTATTTATTATATGTAGATTTATAATTATATTTTTAATATATAAAAATAATAATTTATTGATATTAAATATTTTATATATTATTTATTTAATATTATTTTATTACTAAAAAATCATTATTTAATGTATTATAAATACTTATAAACATATTTACAATAATCTTATACAATTTCTAAAATATTTAAATAAGGATAAAAAATGATTGTTTCAATCGTTAATGAAAAAGGTGGCAGTGGGAAAACAACGCTTGCAGTAAATATCGCCTGCAAACTCGCACAAGAGGGAGATGAAGTGCTACTTGTTGATGCCGACCCACAAAGAAGCACTGAAGCCTTTCTCAATATCCGCACAAACGAGAATCTCCCCCTACTTTTTAATTCTGTTACCAAACTTGGCGATGGGCTAGCAAGAGAGGTTAAATCTCTAAGTCAAAAATACGATAGCCTTGTGATTGATACAGGCGGGCGAGATTCTAAGGAAATGCGCCAAGCACTAGCCATTGCTGATATTATCATTATCCCAAGCGTGCCAAGCCAATATGATGTTGTGGTGCTTGATAAAATGATTTCGCTCTATGATGAAGTCAGTGCCATAAACCCAGAATCTAGAGCACTTATTGTGATTGATAAAGCCTCCCCCAACCCCTTTTTAGAAAAGAAAATTAGCGATTTACGCAGCTATATCAATGAGAAGAACCTAGAGAATCTACACTTAATGAACTCTATCATCTATGAGAGAGAAGCATATAAAAATGCAACTTCAGCAGGAATGGGAATTACAGAGTTTTGCAAAGGTGGTGAAAAAGCCTTTGATGATTTTGTTCGCTTTTATGATGAGTTAATAGAATATATTAAAAGTATATAGATTATATTTTTAATATTATTTATTTAATATTTAATAAATAATATATTTTATTCTAATAAACATTTATTTTTTTATTAAAAAACATCTTATTAACTATTTTATAATAATATTTCATATCTATAAATTTTTTGTATAAGGTTGCAAAATGGCAGGACTCAAAAACATTAAAACAAACTCATTCAAAAAGGTAGAGCAAGAGCGCGAGCACACTGCTTCTACAAGTGTAGCGGAGTTTATCAACCACGCAGAGGGCGAGACAAGCAAAATAGCCCAAAAAAGGCGTGGCGCACCACTAAAAAGCGAAGCCAACAAGCGCACGCAAAAGGTGCTAGTGTATTTCACAGAACGCGAGATTCTCAAAATCCAAGAAATGGCAGAAGAAAAAAATATGAAAACTACCGAATTTATCCGCTTTAAAATTTTTAACTAAAATACAAATGCAGAATCTATTTTAGGAATGAAAATTAGACTTTTCAAACTTTTTAAAAGTAGAGAGAATCTCGGCATATAGGCAAAAAGAAGTATTTTTAAGGTTTAGACATTCTGTGTAGCAAAACTTAAAGTGTGTATTTTAGGGCTTTTTGGGCTTTAAGAATTGCGAAACCTTAAATTAAGCAAAATAAAAGGAAATGCTATGCAGCCAAACGCTACAATTTTTGCAGGTGTCAATGGTAGCGGAAAAACAACGCTCTATTATAACGAGCTAGAAAAGGGGCGTTTATTTGGGCTGCGTGTCAATATTGATGAAATCGTCAGCTCATTTGGGGACTGGCGCAGCGAAAAAGACCAAACACGCGCTACAAAAATCGCCCTACGCATACGAAAACACTACATACAAACCCACCAAAGCTTCAATCAAGAAACTACACTTTGTGGCGCAAGTATCACAAAGCTTTTTTCCACCCTAAAAGCCAATAATTACGCAATAACGCTCTATTATGTGGGATTAGATTCTGTGGAGAAAGCCAAGCAGCGGGTAAAAATCCGCGTGGCAAAGGGTGGGCACGATATAGATTCTAAGCTTATTGAAAGAAGATTTTGCACATCATTACAAAATCTCAAAGCTATCGCGCCACTTTGCGATGATGTGCTACTATTTGATAACAGCGCAGAGAGCCTAAAGCTCATCGCGCAAAAACACCAAATGCCAGCTGGTGCTTTTAACTCTGTGCTTGAGGGTTTCATTACTGAACGATTAGATAAGTAGGAGGCAGTATGCGCCCTTATGATTATGTGCTACTACCACTGCACGAGATTCTAAGCACTCTTAATTATGAAAAAAAACTAGAAAAAAGCTCCACGCGCCATATAACAATGAATCATAGCAATGGCGATGTTCTTGTAATTACACGCAAGCCAAATGGACATTATCTCTATTTCAATCCATTTAATGAAAGGGACAAAGGAAATATTCATCATTTTTGCAAGCTTCGCTCTATTGATGTAAAAAAACTTATTGCTGGCAAACATATTGATTTAAATCATCACGCCATAGAACCAACAGAACTACAAGATAAAGAGATTAAAGCAAGCATTAAATTTAAAGAATTTAGAAGCATCAATCTTTCAAGCAAAAATCCAGCATATCGTGGCTTATATTTGCGTAATCGTGGAATAAAAGAAGAGATTTTTTCACATCTTACAATAAAAATTGATACTTATAAAAACATCTGTTTCCCTACTTATACTTATGAGAAAAAACTCAATGCAAAAGACCTTGTGCAGTGCGGATATAGCGCGAAACTCAACCAACCACTACCAAAAGACAAAGAGGGCAAAAACTACAAAAAACCGCTATCTACACTTGCATTTGGTAAAAAAGGAATAGAAATTTTAAAAGACAAACGCACAAAGAGTTTAAAAGATATTAAATACATCATCATTACAGAATCTAGCATTGATTCTATGAGTCTATTGCAAATCCTTGAGCTTGATACAAAAATATCTCTACTTTGTGCCACAAGTGGAACTTTCTCAAAATCAGCCAAAGAAGCTTTATTGTTCTTGTTACAAAATTGCTCAAATTCTATTTATATTTTTTTAGGATTTGACAATGATAAACAAGGCAAAGTATTCACAAAACAGCTTGAAGAACTCTTACAACCTTTTTCTTTTACTTATGAAATAAAAATCCCACAACATAAAGATTTCAACGAAGACTTACAAACATCTAAATGCGATTCTTAAATCTTAAAAACTTACATAAATTATAAGAATCATTATCGCGCAGTTTTCCCCTTTTAAATTTTGTTTTTATATTGTTTGTTTTAGATGTGCTTGCAATATCGCTGGGAGCGTTGCTAGAGTGATTTTTAAAAGGACATATTGCGAAAATTAAAAGGACATATTGCGAAAATAAGCGTTATTAAAAGGACATATTGCGTAATGTTTAGAATGCTTTGTTTTGAGTTAAGGTATGGGTTTTGTGCTGTTTTTTGTGAGCTTAATTTTAAAAGGACATATTGCGAAAATTAAAAGGGCGAATTGCGAAAAGCTGTGGGAAATGTTAGAAATAATGGGTAAAAGTTGATTTGTTACACATTTTTAGCTAGACTCTAGGGAAGATAATACATAGAGACGCAACTAAGGATAGGGTATAATGGAAGAGATTAAGGCTGCAGTGTTGCCACCACAGCTGGATTTATTTGGTGAGCCTATCAATCCAGCCGAGCAGCTTGCTGATGATGTCGTGTATGAGAAAGACTTAAGCGTAGAGTATGAGAATCGCTTTAATCAAATCATCTTTAGAGACTTCACAGAAGCAGATTTTAATATTTTCTTTATCCTTTGTGCTATTGCCAAAAATCAGCGCACAAGAACTATCACTATTAAGTTTGAGCAAATGCGTGAGTTTGTAGAGAGCGACAAGAATAGGCGGCGGTTTTATAAAAATATTATAGACTTTGCCAAGAAGCTAAACTCGCTCAAAGCAGAAAAGAGCCAAATTGATGAAGAGGGCTATGAGCGGTTCTCTGCCTATACTTTTTTTGAAAAGATTATGGCAGATGAAAAGAGCCGCACGCTTGTGATTAAAGTTACAGAAAGCTCTATGGAGCTTATCAATGATATAACCTCGCACTTTACGAGGTTTGAGGTGCGAGAGTTTTGCGCTATCAACAATAAGTATGCTAAGAATCTTTATAGACTTTTAAAGCAGTTTCAAGCCACAGGCAGATATGTGGTAAAATATAGTAAATTCAGGGAGCTAATGAGTATCCCAGCAAAGTATGAGAGCTGCGATATAGATAAGCGTATCCTTAAGCCTTCTGTGCTAAAGCTTGCGGAGAATAGCCCCTATACAAATAAGCCTTATTTTGAAAATCTTACCTTTGAGAAAATCAAAGAAGATAGCAATGGCAAGAAAAGCAAGGGGCAAGGTGGAAGTATTGATAGGATAGAATTTGCCTTTACTCCTCGCGCGATAGAGATTAAGAAAAAAGGAGCAGATAAGAGTAAAATTCCCCCCCCCCCCCCCCCCATATCCTAGCTGAAAGTAATTTTAAGACCGAAGAGCTTGTTTTTAGTTTTTAGTTGCTTTTGTGCTGTTAGTTTATGGTGGGCGTGGTGTTGGGCGTCCCTAAAAGTGGCGGGGTATCTTGAACACACCAAAGGAGAGATGAGATGAAAAAAGTTGTAGTCAGTGCTGTTGTGGCTGGAATTGTAGCCGTAGGTGCGAGTGCGTTTGATTTAGGCGGAGCTTTAAATGCAACAAAAAACTTTGTAGATAATACCGCAGATATTGCAAGTGGTAAAAGACAAAAAGAGCAAGAAGCAAATAAAAAAGCTAAAGAAGAAGCAGATGCTAAGGCTCAAGCTGAAAAGGATAAAATTGTCGCACGGCAAAACCAATATGCCGCATTTTGCAAAAAAGCCTATCATCAGCATAAAGTTCCATTTGGTGAAGATACGCGCGAGGAGCTTACGATTTTTGCCAATCAAGACACCCTAATGGCATACGATGGGACTGTGCCTGAGAAGTTTGAAAAAAAGACCTGCTATATCTTCTTGTCGGATTATTTCAATGTCTTTGGCGGAGAAGAGGAGTTTAAGAAAGA
This DNA window, taken from Helicobacter canis, encodes the following:
- a CDS encoding nucleotidyl transferase AbiEii/AbiGii toxin family protein, whose amino-acid sequence is MKPILEILPQEQRALYPHLAQITGLGFVLFGGTAIALQLGHRQSVDFDFFTHKSIDRSQKTLLTLEGIKVGTILQQEKDTLVFMTESKVKLSFFGDMDFVSKAKATQTDDGILRIADMQSLLATKLKATCDRAEYKDYFDIATILRQTDISLKNALNDVGVFFGSDFPLVQILKGLTYFDDGDLHRLTEQDKKLLIKESKEASQWLSAAYELQAKFDRVLGNIERTSDEKQREKFLQKAESLCKEAQGKHIRLDSKRVGRLDKYSKRIGINKDKGLGEE
- a CDS encoding type II toxin-antitoxin system PemK/MazF family toxin, which produces MDNTIQFNKWNTLKQTIQNNQTRHYIKEGCVYWVHIGQNIGCEVFGKQQDFRRPVLVLKRIYIPNYMDAFIGIPLTTKKLSGSSFARLTNVKHNVVVTAMLGQIRAFDSRRTISYYYKARKEEVDRVRNKLISFLSPSN
- a CDS encoding toprim domain-containing protein, which translates into the protein MRPYDYVLLPLHEILSTLNYEKKLEKSSTRHITMNHSNGDVLVITRKPNGHYLYFNPFNERDKGNIHHFCKLRSIDVKKLIAGKHIDLNHHAIEPTELQDKEIKASIKFKEFRSINLSSKNPAYRGLYLRNRGIKEEIFSHLTIKIDTYKNICFPTYTYEKKLNAKDLVQCGYSAKLNQPLPKDKEGKNYKKPLSTLAFGKKGIEILKDKRTKSLKDIKYIIITESSIDSMSLLQILELDTKISLLCATSGTFSKSAKEALLFLLQNCSNSIYIFLGFDNDKQGKVFTKQLEELLQPFSFTYEIKIPQHKDFNEDLQTSKCDS
- a CDS encoding AAA family ATPase produces the protein MIVSIVNEKGGSGKTTLAVNIACKLAQEGDEVLLVDADPQRSTEAFLNIRTNENLPLLFNSVTKLGDGLAREVKSLSQKYDSLVIDTGGRDSKEMRQALAIADIIIIPSVPSQYDVVVLDKMISLYDEVSAINPESRALIVIDKASPNPFLEKKISDLRSYINEKNLENLHLMNSIIYEREAYKNATSAGMGITEFCKGGEKAFDDFVRFYDELIEYIKSI
- a CDS encoding replication initiation protein, whose protein sequence is MEEIKAAVLPPQLDLFGEPINPAEQLADDVVYEKDLSVEYENRFNQIIFRDFTEADFNIFFILCAIAKNQRTRTITIKFEQMREFVESDKNRRRFYKNIIDFAKKLNSLKAEKSQIDEEGYERFSAYTFFEKIMADEKSRTLVIKVTESSMELINDITSHFTRFEVREFCAINNKYAKNLYRLLKQFQATGRYVVKYSKFRELMSIPAKYESCDIDKRILKPSVLKLAENSPYTNKPYFENLTFEKIKEDSNGKKSKGQGGSIDRIEFAFTPRAIEIKKKGADKSKIPPPPPPIS
- a CDS encoding zeta toxin family protein, with the protein product MQPNATIFAGVNGSGKTTLYYNELEKGRLFGLRVNIDEIVSSFGDWRSEKDQTRATKIALRIRKHYIQTHQSFNQETTLCGASITKLFSTLKANNYAITLYYVGLDSVEKAKQRVKIRVAKGGHDIDSKLIERRFCTSLQNLKAIAPLCDDVLLFDNSAESLKLIAQKHQMPAGAFNSVLEGFITERLDK